The following are from one region of the Synechococcus sp. CBW1108 genome:
- a CDS encoding Gfo/Idh/MocA family protein: MTSPLRVAIAGLGIGEKVHLPALRACAGTTPVALWHPRPERLEAACRSAELPGYGDFDALLADPAVEALVIATPPAPRFELAERALHAGKHLLLEKPVALCAEQVEELQRLALQRGLTVAVDFEYRAVPLFQQLAALVANGDLGELLLVKFDWLMSSRADPTRPWNWYSQAAAGGGVLGALGTHAFDILHWLVGPSRSLRALLSTAIGERPLGDGSGRLAGVDAEDIALVQLELETAQGQVVPAQLNLASVTRRGRGCWLELYGRDGTAVLGSDNQADYVHGFGLWHSRGGEPLRPLEAEAQWGFGRTWADGRIAPVLRLHSWWSEAVREGRPMVPGLGEAVSSQRCCDWARHGQPGGIP, from the coding sequence ATGACCAGCCCATTGCGGGTGGCCATCGCCGGCCTGGGGATCGGTGAAAAGGTCCACCTGCCCGCCCTGCGGGCCTGTGCCGGCACCACTCCGGTAGCGCTCTGGCATCCCCGGCCCGAACGGTTGGAGGCCGCCTGCCGCAGCGCCGAACTGCCCGGCTACGGCGACTTCGATGCCCTGCTGGCCGATCCGGCGGTAGAGGCCCTGGTGATCGCCACCCCGCCGGCGCCCCGCTTCGAGCTGGCCGAGAGGGCCCTTCATGCCGGCAAGCACCTGCTGCTGGAAAAGCCGGTGGCCCTCTGCGCCGAGCAGGTGGAAGAGCTGCAAAGGCTGGCTCTGCAGCGGGGGCTGACGGTGGCAGTTGATTTCGAATACCGGGCGGTGCCCCTCTTCCAGCAGCTTGCCGCCCTTGTTGCCAATGGCGACCTGGGGGAACTGCTGCTTGTCAAATTCGACTGGCTGATGTCTAGCCGCGCCGACCCCACCAGGCCCTGGAACTGGTATTCCCAGGCCGCTGCAGGCGGCGGCGTGCTGGGGGCCCTGGGCACCCATGCCTTTGACATCCTCCATTGGCTGGTGGGACCAAGCCGCTCCCTGCGGGCCCTGCTGAGCACGGCCATTGGCGAAAGGCCCCTGGGAGATGGCAGTGGCCGCCTGGCCGGCGTCGACGCCGAGGACATCGCCCTGGTGCAGCTGGAACTGGAGACCGCCCAGGGTCAGGTAGTACCGGCCCAGTTGAACCTGGCCTCCGTGACCCGCCGGGGGCGGGGCTGCTGGCTCGAGCTCTACGGGCGGGATGGGACCGCCGTACTCGGATCCGACAACCAGGCCGACTACGTCCATGGTTTTGGTCTGTGGCACTCCCGCGGAGGGGAGCCGCTCAGGCCCCTGGAAGCTGAAGCCCAATGGGGGTTTGGTCGCACCTGGGCCGACGGGAGGATCGCCCCGGTGCTGCGGCTGCACAGCTGGTGGAGTGAGGCGGTGCGCGAGGGACGCCCGATGGTGCCCGGCCTGGGCGAAGCGGTGAGTAGCCAGCGCTGTTGCGATTGGGCCCGCCATGGCCAGCCCGGGGGCATCCCCTAG